Proteins found in one Limnobaculum xujianqingii genomic segment:
- a CDS encoding CobW family GTP-binding protein, whose translation MTTPLQLPVTVLTGFLGSGKTTLINHLLENYPGERIAIIENEFGAVGVDGGLLGQHSGIEVIELTNGCVCCSVRGELTEALKNLLEQRDAGQLNFDRLLLETTGLADPAPVIQTFFVDDILRERLQLDAIITLVDSEHAQKQLTEHRVAVSQVGFADRLILTKLDRIDSDAKTLLLERLRNINAKALVCEARHGKLEKAAWIGIQAFNMDDSFDLNGTFVASTAPSQAPTNFRPLNQTSKPLARSWNDDITSQVFETGEVDIKLIGAFMETAIEKYGNDMLRYKGILAIEGEPRRLIVQGVHKVVGFDYGTEWTAEESRKTLLVIIGRNLPVETLRNEFLATAVSNAVN comes from the coding sequence ATGACCACCCCACTTCAGTTACCGGTGACAGTATTAACCGGCTTTCTCGGCTCAGGCAAAACTACTCTGATTAACCATTTGTTAGAAAACTATCCCGGTGAACGGATCGCTATCATTGAAAATGAATTTGGCGCTGTTGGCGTAGATGGTGGACTATTGGGACAGCACAGCGGTATTGAGGTTATTGAATTAACCAATGGCTGCGTGTGTTGTAGCGTTCGCGGAGAACTGACTGAAGCCTTAAAGAACCTTTTGGAGCAGCGGGATGCGGGTCAGCTTAATTTTGATCGGTTGCTGCTAGAAACCACTGGATTAGCCGACCCGGCTCCAGTGATACAAACTTTCTTTGTTGATGATATTTTACGTGAGCGTTTGCAGTTAGACGCCATTATTACTTTAGTCGACAGTGAACATGCTCAGAAACAGCTCACTGAACATCGGGTTGCGGTTTCTCAAGTTGGTTTTGCTGACAGACTTATTTTAACCAAATTAGATCGCATCGATAGCGATGCAAAAACACTGTTGTTAGAGCGTTTACGTAACATTAACGCCAAGGCTCTGGTGTGTGAGGCCCGGCACGGCAAGCTGGAGAAAGCTGCATGGATTGGCATTCAGGCATTTAATATGGATGACTCTTTTGATCTTAATGGAACTTTTGTTGCTTCCACTGCACCTTCTCAGGCGCCAACAAACTTCCGCCCTTTAAATCAAACATCCAAACCCCTTGCCCGTTCATGGAATGATGATATTACTTCCCAAGTTTTTGAAACCGGAGAGGTTGATATCAAGCTGATTGGCGCATTTATGGAAACTGCCATCGAAAAATATGGCAATGACATGCTACGCTATAAAGGTATTCTGGCAATCGAGGGTGAACCTCGTCGCCTGATTGTACAAGGTGTTCATAAAGTTGTTGGTTTCGATTATGGAACCGAATGGACTGCGGAAGAATCCCGTAAGACGCTATTAGTTATTATTGGGCGTAATTTACCGGTTGAGACATTAAGAAATGAATTTTTAGCCACGGCTGTTTCAAATGCCGTTAACTAA
- a CDS encoding YbdD/YjiX family protein, which yields MFEDLAKVGRYLGQAARLMVGVPDYDNYVQHMRITHPDQEAMTYEEFFRERQQARYGSGNGSCC from the coding sequence ATGTTTGAAGATTTAGCAAAAGTCGGTCGCTATCTTGGTCAGGCGGCTCGTTTGATGGTTGGCGTCCCTGACTATGATAACTATGTTCAGCATATGCGCATCACTCATCCGGATCAGGAAGCGATGACTTATGAAGAATTCTTTCGTGAGCGTCAGCAGGCTCGCTACGGCAGCGGTAATGGCTCTTGCTGCTAG
- a CDS encoding carbon starvation CstA family protein, with the protein MRSMASYIIWFAVAILGACGLAIIALNNGEKVNALWIVVVAVSVYLIAYRYYSKFIANKVLQLDSTRMTPAYRHNDGLDYVPTNKYVLYGHHFAAIAGAGPLVGPVLAAQMGYLPGMIWILAGVVLAGAVQDFMVLFVSTRRDGRSLGDLVKGELGTVPGIIALFGAFMIMIIILAVLALIVVKALINSPWGAFTVGVTIPIALFMGVYTRYIRPGKIGEISVIGFILLMLAIIYGGEVAKSETLAPIFTLDGVQLTWALIIYGGIASVLPVWLLLAPRDYLSTFLKIGTIVGLAIGIVIIAPSLEMPATTQFIDGTGPVWAGDLFPFLFITIACGAISGFHALISSGTTPKMLENETHARFIGYGGMLMESFVAIMALIAASVIDPGVYFAMNSPLAILGPTVESAASVVSSWGFTVTPEVLVQYAKDVGETTIVSRAGGAPTLAVGMAHILSQLTGPTMMAFWYHFAILFEALFILTAVDAGTRAGRFMLQDLMGTFVPSMKRTDSFVANITATGLCVAAWGYFLYQGVVDPLGGINTLWPLFGIANQMLAAIALTLCAVVLFKMKRERYAWVAVVPTIFLLVCTLTAGWQKVFDDNPRVGFLALAKKYQASLDQGQILAPAKSLDQMSALIFNNQLDAGLTILFMLVMISVVVFGLRTAFKARSNPAPTANEVPYEPMPASATVK; encoded by the coding sequence ATGCGCAGCATGGCGTCCTATATTATATGGTTCGCTGTCGCTATTCTTGGCGCCTGTGGGCTCGCTATCATTGCTTTAAACAATGGTGAAAAAGTTAATGCGCTTTGGATCGTTGTCGTTGCCGTATCGGTATATTTGATTGCCTATCGTTATTACAGCAAGTTTATAGCAAATAAAGTTCTTCAGCTTGATTCAACCCGAATGACGCCAGCCTATCGTCATAATGATGGTCTGGATTATGTTCCTACTAACAAATATGTGCTTTATGGTCACCACTTCGCTGCTATCGCTGGTGCAGGTCCCTTAGTTGGCCCGGTACTGGCTGCACAAATGGGTTACCTGCCGGGTATGATCTGGATTCTGGCGGGGGTGGTTCTCGCCGGTGCCGTTCAGGACTTTATGGTTCTGTTTGTTTCTACTCGCCGTGATGGCCGCTCTTTAGGCGATCTGGTGAAAGGTGAGTTAGGTACTGTACCGGGTATTATTGCCCTGTTTGGTGCCTTTATGATTATGATCATCATCCTGGCGGTGTTGGCATTAATCGTAGTTAAAGCACTGATTAACAGCCCATGGGGTGCCTTCACGGTTGGCGTAACCATTCCTATTGCGCTGTTTATGGGAGTTTATACTCGCTATATCCGTCCGGGAAAAATCGGTGAAATCTCAGTTATTGGTTTCATTTTACTGATGCTGGCGATTATCTATGGCGGAGAAGTGGCTAAGAGTGAAACTCTGGCACCTATCTTCACTCTGGATGGTGTACAACTTACCTGGGCTCTGATCATTTATGGCGGTATCGCCTCTGTTCTTCCGGTATGGTTATTGCTGGCTCCACGTGACTACCTGTCGACCTTCCTGAAAATTGGTACCATTGTTGGTCTGGCTATCGGTATTGTCATCATAGCCCCTAGCCTGGAAATGCCAGCAACTACTCAGTTTATTGATGGTACTGGTCCGGTTTGGGCTGGCGATCTGTTCCCGTTCCTGTTTATTACCATTGCCTGTGGTGCGATTTCTGGTTTCCACGCGCTGATCTCTTCCGGTACTACGCCTAAGATGCTGGAGAATGAAACCCACGCTCGCTTTATCGGTTACGGCGGCATGTTAATGGAATCATTCGTTGCCATCATGGCATTAATCGCTGCATCGGTTATCGACCCGGGCGTGTACTTCGCGATGAACAGCCCTCTGGCTATTCTTGGGCCAACTGTTGAATCAGCAGCCAGTGTTGTCAGCTCATGGGGCTTTACCGTAACACCGGAAGTTCTGGTTCAATACGCAAAAGACGTTGGTGAAACCACTATCGTATCGCGTGCAGGTGGTGCCCCTACTCTGGCGGTAGGTATGGCACACATTCTGAGTCAGTTGACTGGCCCAACCATGATGGCTTTCTGGTATCACTTTGCCATCCTGTTTGAAGCACTGTTCATTCTGACTGCGGTTGACGCCGGTACCCGTGCTGGTCGTTTTATGCTGCAAGACTTAATGGGCACTTTTGTTCCATCCATGAAGCGTACCGACTCTTTTGTTGCCAACATCACAGCAACGGGCTTATGTGTGGCTGCATGGGGTTACTTCCTGTACCAAGGCGTGGTTGACCCATTGGGTGGTATCAATACCCTATGGCCTCTGTTTGGTATTGCTAACCAAATGCTGGCAGCCATTGCACTTACCCTGTGTGCGGTTGTGCTGTTCAAAATGAAGCGCGAAAGATACGCCTGGGTTGCTGTTGTACCAACCATCTTCCTGCTGGTTTGTACTCTGACTGCCGGCTGGCAAAAAGTGTTTGATGATAACCCACGCGTTGGCTTCCTGGCTCTGGCTAAGAAGTACCAAGCCTCACTGGATCAGGGACAGATTTTGGCTCCGGCTAAGTCTCTGGATCAAATGAGCGCACTGATATTTAACAACCAGCTGGACGCAGGTCTGACTATACTGTTTATGTTAGTCATGATCAGTGTGGTGGTGTTTGGTTTACGTACTGCGTTTAAAGCACGTTCTAATCCGGCACCAACAGCGAACGAGGTTCCTTATGAGCCTATGCCTGCATCGGCAACGGTTAAGTAA
- the fldA gene encoding flavodoxin FldA, whose amino-acid sequence MATVGIFFGSDTGNTENIAKMIQKQLGKEVAEIHDIAKSSKEDIERFDTLLLGIPTWYYGEAQCDWDDFFPTLEEIDFEGKLVAIFGCGDQEDYAEYFCDAMGTVRDIIEPHGATIVGNWPTAGYHFEASKGLADDKHFIGLAIDEDRQPELTAERVSAWVKQISAEMNLA is encoded by the coding sequence ATGGCAACCGTAGGTATTTTCTTTGGTAGCGACACTGGCAATACTGAAAACATTGCCAAAATGATTCAAAAGCAGCTTGGTAAAGAAGTTGCAGAAATTCACGACATTGCGAAAAGCAGTAAAGAAGATATTGAGCGTTTTGATACGCTGCTGCTGGGAATTCCAACCTGGTATTATGGCGAAGCCCAGTGTGACTGGGATGACTTCTTCCCTACTCTGGAAGAGATCGATTTCGAAGGTAAACTTGTCGCTATTTTCGGCTGTGGCGATCAGGAAGACTATGCAGAGTATTTCTGTGATGCAATGGGTACCGTTCGCGATATTATTGAACCTCATGGCGCAACCATTGTTGGTAACTGGCCAACTGCAGGTTATCATTTTGAAGCCTCTAAAGGCTTAGCGGATGATAAACATTTTATTGGGTTAGCTATCGATGAAGATCGCCAGCCAGAGTTAACCGCTGAGCGTGTTTCTGCCTGGGTTAAACAAATCTCTGCTGAAATGAATCTCGCTTAA
- the ybfE gene encoding LexA regulated protein — MAKEQLDRTTLDLFADERRPGRPKTSMLSRDQQLRINKRNQLRRDRVRGLKRVELKLSQDAVDVLDQLADRQGINRSELIEILLLNENKKQRTRPS; from the coding sequence ATGGCAAAAGAACAATTAGATCGTACCACGCTGGATCTTTTCGCTGATGAACGCCGTCCGGGTCGTCCTAAAACCAGCATGTTATCCCGCGATCAACAATTGCGCATCAACAAACGCAATCAGCTACGACGTGACAGGGTTCGTGGGTTGAAGCGCGTGGAATTGAAATTGTCGCAGGATGCGGTGGATGTTCTGGATCAGCTCGCTGACCGTCAGGGAATCAATCGCAGTGAATTAATAGAAATCCTGTTATTAAATGAGAATAAAAAGCAGCGTACCAGACCGTCATAA
- the ybfF gene encoding esterase: MKLNYRLQGNGQTIVLIHGLFGSLDNLGVLARDLQQDYQTLQIDLRNHGLSPRSDEMNYRAMAEDVLALLNELNLQQVILIGHSMGGKVAMKLTEIAPERISQLVVIDIAPVAYQENHHDDVFAALNAVTQSGVKQRTEAAEIMRGQGLHEGVIQFLLKSFHQGEWRFNVPVLQQRYAEIIGWHEVPAWEHPMIFIRGELSPYIQDSYRQAIARQFPSARAYVVAGSSHWVHAEKPQHVIRIVRKFLQV; encoded by the coding sequence ATGAAATTAAACTATCGCCTTCAGGGAAATGGTCAAACTATTGTGCTGATTCACGGCCTGTTTGGCAGTCTGGATAATCTTGGTGTGTTGGCGCGCGATCTTCAGCAAGATTACCAAACCCTACAAATTGATCTGCGTAATCATGGCCTATCGCCCCGTAGCGATGAAATGAATTATCGGGCAATGGCTGAAGATGTGCTGGCTTTACTCAATGAACTCAATCTGCAACAAGTTATTCTGATCGGTCACTCCATGGGGGGAAAAGTCGCAATGAAGCTAACTGAAATCGCGCCAGAACGTATTTCTCAGTTAGTTGTTATTGATATCGCCCCTGTCGCCTATCAGGAAAATCACCATGATGATGTTTTTGCTGCATTGAATGCCGTCACACAATCAGGCGTTAAGCAGCGAACAGAAGCGGCAGAAATTATGCGGGGTCAGGGCCTGCACGAAGGAGTGATTCAGTTTTTACTTAAATCGTTTCATCAGGGTGAATGGCGATTTAATGTTCCCGTATTACAGCAACGTTATGCTGAAATTATTGGCTGGCATGAGGTTCCTGCCTGGGAACATCCAATGATTTTTATCCGGGGAGAGCTTTCTCCTTATATTCAGGACAGCTATCGTCAGGCGATTGCACGTCAGTTTCCTTCTGCCCGCGCCTATGTTGTAGCAGGGAGCAGTCACTGGGTTCATGCAGAAAAGCCACAACACGTTATCCGAATTGTGCGTAAATTTTTGCAGGTGTGA
- the seqA gene encoding replication initiation negative regulator SeqA, which produces MKTIEVDEELYRYIASHTLHIGESASEILRRMLNLSPTVAASKQEAEVVIPVAVTTQADRIHDVQALLDSGELISQKKAVDRFLLILSTLYRVDRASFADATELLHGRTRVYFSHSQQTLLKNGKHTKPKSIPDTPYWVITNTNTERKRSMVEQIMLSMQFSAELTAAICLTI; this is translated from the coding sequence ATGAAAACTATCGAAGTTGATGAAGAGCTTTATCGTTATATTGCCAGCCACACGTTGCATATTGGCGAAAGCGCTTCTGAAATTTTACGTCGGATGCTTAATTTATCTCCGACAGTGGCCGCTTCGAAACAGGAAGCAGAAGTAGTCATCCCGGTAGCGGTAACTACACAGGCCGATCGTATTCACGATGTTCAAGCATTACTTGATTCCGGAGAATTGATTTCTCAGAAAAAAGCCGTGGATCGTTTTTTACTGATATTGTCTACGCTATACCGTGTTGATCGAGCCAGTTTTGCTGACGCGACAGAGTTATTGCATGGCCGCACCCGGGTCTATTTCTCTCATTCGCAGCAAACACTGTTAAAAAACGGCAAGCATACTAAGCCAAAAAGTATACCGGATACGCCATATTGGGTGATTACTAACACCAATACTGAACGTAAGCGCAGTATGGTTGAACAGATTATGTTATCAATGCAGTTTTCGGCTGAGTTGACAGCCGCTATCTGCCTAACTATTTAA